The DNA region CGCTCGCCTATCTGACGGGGCTGTTCTTTTTCGAGACGGCGGGCGAGGCGCTGATCGACATGCTGGGCCAGCAGGGCGCCTATGCGCGCTTTCGCGACTTCGCGGCGCGGTATGGCGGCTGGGCGACCGCCTTCATCGCCATCACCCCGATCCCGCTCGTCACGGCCGGGCTCGGCGCGGGCGCGGCGAAGATGAATTTCGCGCTCTTCATCGCGATCGTCACCGCCATGCGCTTCGTGCGCTATTTCGGCATCGGCGCGCTGGTGGCGGTGTTCGGCGAGGCCTTCGTGCGCGTCGTGCGCGAGCGGCTGGAGAGCAGGCGCGCCAGGCGCATCGCCTGGGCCGTGACGCTCGCGGCGCTGGCGGGGCTGGCGGCGTGGGTGTTCTTGTGAGGAGAAGCCGGTCTTTCCGATCAGAACGCCCGGAACATCGCCAATGCTGTCATTGCCCGGCTTGACCGGGCCACCCATGCCTGACCGGCAAGGAGGTCTGCGGCGGCGCAGTTTCGGAGCGGGTTCCCCGGTCGATGCTTCGCATCGCCGGAGAATGACAAAGTCGGGGGGCGGTTGATGATCGACCGCGGACTACTCCTTCTTGCCCCCGAGGCTCCTCGACAGATTCCCCAGGAGGTCGATCGGCATGGGGAAGACGATGGTGTTCGCGCCTTCGTCCGCGCCGAGCTGCTGCAGGGTGGACAGATAGCGCAGCTGCATCGCGCCCTCCTGGGTGCCGAGCGTCTGCGCCGCGTCGGCGAGCTTCTGGGCGGCCTGGGCCTCGCCCTCCGCACTGATGACCTTGGCGCGCCGCTCGCGCTCGGCCTCGGCCTGGCGGGCGATGGCGCGGATCATGGAGGGGTCGAGATCGACATGCTTGATCTCGACATTGGAGACCTTGATGCCCCAGGCGTCGGTCTGGCTGTCGAGGATCTGCTGGATGTCCTTGTTGAGCTTGTCGCGCTCGGCGAGCATCTCGTCGAGATCGTGCTTGCCGAGCACGCTCCTGAGCGTGGTCTGGGCGAGCTGGCTCGTCGCCATGGCGTAGTCGGAAACCTTGTTGATCGCCTTCTCCGCATCGACGACGCGGTAGTAGATCACCGCGTTGACCTTCACCGACACGTTGTCCTGACTGATCACGTCCTGGCTCGGCACGTCCTCGGCGAAGATGCGCATGTCCACCTTCACCATCTGCTGGATGTAGGGGATGAGGATGACCAGGCCGGGCCCGACCGTGCCGGTATAGCGCCCGAGCGTGAACACCACGCCGCGCTCGTACTCGCGCAGGATCTTGATCGCCGCGGACAGGAAGCCGCCGAGCACGGCGACCACCAGGAGGAGGATTCCGATATTGAGACCGATCTGTTCGAGCATGATTGCGCTCCCCTGCTAGAGTTTCTTCACCGTGAGGGTCAGGCCCTCGATTCCGGTCACCTTGATGCGGTCGCCGGCCGCGAGAGCGTCCTTCGAGACCGCGTGCCAGCGCTCGCCGTCGACATGGACGAAGCCTTCCGCCCCGTCCCATTCGAGCACGTCGCCCTCCATGCCGGTCAGGCTCTCCCGGCCGGAGACCGGTTTTCGGACCTGCGCGGCGAGCCCGTAGCTCACCGCCGCGAAGGTGAGGGCGCCGAGCGCGGCCGTCATGCCCGCGATCAGGCGCCAGTCGATCTGCAGCGCGTCGATCTCGGTATCCACCAGCATCACCGCGCCGAGCGCGAAGATGGCAAGGCCGGAGATCGCGAGCACGCCGGCCGACGCCACGAAGAGTTCGGCGATCAGGAGCCCCAGCCCGAGCACGATCAGCGCCGCGCCGGCATAGTTCACCGGCAGGGTGTTGAGCGCGTAGAAGCCGACGATGAGGCAGATGAGCCCTGCGATGAGGGTGACCGGTTCGAGCCCGTTGTAGAAGCTCGCCAGAA from Marinicauda algicola includes:
- a CDS encoding YqaA family protein, translated to MAETISTRIARWAQSRHGPLALFFASIAESTLVPVPIEMVMAPLMLADRARIWLYAGATLAGCVAGSTLAYLTGLFFFETAGEALIDMLGQQGAYARFRDFAARYGGWATAFIAITPIPLVTAGLGAGAAKMNFALFIAIVTAMRFVRYFGIGALVAVFGEAFVRVVRERLESRRARRIAWAVTLAALAGLAAWVFL
- a CDS encoding slipin family protein is translated as MLEQIGLNIGILLLVVAVLGGFLSAAIKILREYERGVVFTLGRYTGTVGPGLVILIPYIQQMVKVDMRIFAEDVPSQDVISQDNVSVKVNAVIYYRVVDAEKAINKVSDYAMATSQLAQTTLRSVLGKHDLDEMLAERDKLNKDIQQILDSQTDAWGIKVSNVEIKHVDLDPSMIRAIARQAEAERERRAKVISAEGEAQAAQKLADAAQTLGTQEGAMQLRYLSTLQQLGADEGANTIVFPMPIDLLGNLSRSLGGKKE